From Xanthomonas sp. 10-10:
GTGCACTTCACCTATCAGGCGCAGGCCGACTGGAACAGCACCAGCGAAAACACCACTCCGCGTGGCGCCTTCATGGGTAGCTGGACCAACGAGGAAGGCACCTTCGGCGCACTGTTCGGCGTGGCCTCGGTGCGCAGCAAGCTGGGCGTGCGCGGCTTCGAAAGCGTGGGCTGGACCAACCCGGGCCTGACCTACACCCAGTGCGGCCTCACCCCGCCTGCGGGCACCCCGGCCACCAATCAACCGGCGGCCTGCAACGTCAACGGCGGCGGCAACTGGCGCATTCCCGACCGCGTGCCGGCCACCGCCGGCAGCGGCCTGACCACCGGCGAGACCATCGATGCGGCCTGGCTGCTGGCGCGCAACCCGGGGCTGAGCATCGACCAGATCAGCGACGCGTTGATTCCGCGGCTGGGCCGTAGCGTCTACATGAATGGCGATCGCGACCGCGATGCATCGGTGATGTCGCTGGAATGGCGCCCCTCCGACAGCATGCATTTCTACCTGGATACGCTGTATTCGGAGGCCAAGCGCACCACCGAGCGGATCAGCATGAATCTGATCGGCCGCAACGGCAACATGATTCCGCTGGGCATGCAGCTGGACCAGAACAATGTGGTCACCAGCGCCACCTTCGCCAATGCGCAGTACTTCCTGGAAGCGCGCCCGTACCGCGAAGAGGTCAAGTTCTGGAGCGTCAATCCGGGTGCGGAACTGCTATTTGGCGCGGACCAGGACATCAAGCTCAACGTGCAGGCCAATGCCACGCGCAGCTGGCTGGATCGCGAGTCGCCCAGCATCCTGGTCACCTCGCCGTTCACCACCGTGGACTATCGCAACCAAGGTGGCGACCGCCCCAGCATCACCAGCCCGCTGGATCTCAACGACCCCAATCTGGGCTGGGGCTGGAGCGGCGGCCGGGTCAATATCCAGAACGAAAAACGCGTGACCGAAACACGTGGCGGACGCGCCGACCTGCAGTTCGGCGAAGACAAGCGCAACATCAAGATCGGCGCCGCCTACGACCAGGCCGAGCGCACCATCCGCGGCTTCGACAACAGCATCGCCTGGGAGCAGGTGGTCTGCCGCGGCGGCGGCGGCACCATCTGCAACGGCGGCCCCGGCTCGGCAATTCCCAATGCAGCCCTGGCCGGCTATCTGCGCCCCGGCCCGGATGGCTTCATCACCGCCGATTTCAACCGCTTCCTGGGCGATACCAACTACTACGCCTTACGCGATTCCGCCCCGGAAACCAACTCCGCCAACACCGGCGCCTCGGCCGGCGGCATCCGCGAAAAGAACCTGGGTTTCTACATCGAAACCAACGCCGAAACCGAAGTGTGGAACCGTATGCTGCGCTTCAACGCAGGCGTGCGCTACGTGACCACCGACCAGACCATCACCGGCCCGGTCACCATCAACGGCATCCGCCGCATCCAGGTGCTGGATTCGGACTACAAGGAAACCCTGCCCTCGTTCAACGCCGCCTGGGACGTGGCCGACAACGTGGTGCTGCGCCTGTCCAGTTCGCGCACGCTCACCCGCCCCGATCCCAGCGCAATGCTGCCCAACACCAACTTCAGCGACCCCTCCGCGCAGACCGCAACCCAGGGCAATCCGAACCTGGCGCCGTATCTGTCCACCAACGTGGATTTCGGCGGCGAGTGGTACACCGGCGGCGAAGGCTATGTGGGCCTGACGCTGTTCAACAAGCGCATCAGCGGCTTCACCGTCAATGGCGTGCGGCGCATTCCCTTCAACGACCTGGGCGTGCCGTACGAAAGCCTGCTGCCGATCCAGCAGGCCGGCCTGGATCAGCGCGGCGGCCCGAATGCGGCCACCGTGGACGTGCAGACCCAGGTCAACGCCGATGGCGTGCTCAACATCCGCGGCACCGAGGCGATCTGGGTGCAGCCGCTGGACAAGCTCATCGACGGCATGGGCTTCAGCGTCAACTACACGCATGTCAATCAGTCGTCCGAAGGCGAAGGCGTGCCGGCGGTGGCCGTCGGCGTCGCACCCAACCTGTGGAACGGCACCGTGTACTGGGAAAAGAACGCTGCATCGGTGCGCCTGTCCTACACCTGGAACGACGACATGGTGATCTCCGGCGCCAACCAGAACGGCATCCCGTATGCACGCCTCAACGCCGATGCGCGTGGCCAGCTGGATCTGTCGGCCAGCTACGCACTGGACTGGCTGCCGTCCAAACCGCAACTCACCCTCAACGTCACCAACATCACCGACGAGCCGCTGCGCACCACCTATGCGTGGCCCAACGCCACCTACGACCTGTACGAGCCCGGGCGCACGGTCATGCTCGGCATTCGCGGCACGTTCTGATTGTGGCCATCGCCATGATCTCGCCGTTGGCAGCCGGGCGCGGCCGGTGTGCGGGATGTACGCACACGGCGCGTGCATCCCGTCTCCCGCGTGCCGTACTCCGCCCGTGGGCGACGGCGCGCGACGTTTTGCCGGACACTGCAACTGCTGTGCCTGCGATCGCGATCCAGAGGGGTCGCGGCCAGCCGCGTAGCGCGCGCCGCGGCGTTTTCCGCAGCACTTTTCGAGCCCGCCTCACCTCATGAACGATCGGTCACAGCAGCTCTCCGTGCGCGAAAAGATCGGCTACAGCCTGGGCGACCTGGCTGCCAACCTGATCTTCCAGACGTTGGTCACTTTTCTGGCGTTCTTTTACACCGACGTGTTCCGGATTCCCGCCAGCGCGGCGGCCACGTTGATCTTTGTAGTCGGCTTGCTCGGCGCGTTCGTGTTTACGCCCATCATCGGCATCCTGGCCGATCGCACCCGCACGCGCTGGGGCAAGTTTCGCCCGTGGATCCTGTGGACCGCGCTGCCGTTCGGCGCACTGTCGCTGGCGGCCTTCAATACCCCCACGCTGGGCGAGCACGGCAAGATCACCTACGCCTTTGCCACCTACACCTTGCTGATGCTGGTGTACGTGGCCAACAACCTGCCGTATTCGGCGCTCAGCGGCGTGCTCACCGGCAGCATGGAGCAGCGCAACAGCCTGTCGGCGTATCGCTTCCTGGCGGTGACCTTTGCGCAGTTCATCATCCAGGTACTGCTGCTGCCCTTGGTGCTGATCCTGGGCAATGGCGACAAGGCGCAGGGCTTTCGCAACACCATGGCGTTGTTCGCTGCGGTCGGCACGCTGTGCTTTCTGATCACCTTTTTCACCACCCGCGAGCGGGTGCTGCCGATCGCCGAACAGCGCAGCAGCGTGCGACAGGACCTCACCGACCTGGTGCGTAACAAGCCGTGGCTGGTGATGCTGGCGCTGACGATCCTGGTCTTCATCAATCTCGCCATGAAGGGCGGGATGTACATCTACTACTTCAAGTACTACCTCGACGCTGGCGCGTTGGCCCACTTTCTCGACGCGGCCGGATTCAACCGCTTCATCGCGGCGATCAACAGCATGCTGACCGGTGCCGGCATGAGCGCCTTGCAATGGCCGCAGGACGCGCCGACTTCGGCGTTCAGTGTCTTTAGTGCCGGCGGCATCCTGGCCATGATCGTGGGCATCGGGTTTTCCAAACGCCTGGCCGACCGCTACGGCAAGCGCAATGTGTTTGGCGGCGCGCTGCTGATCTCCACGCTGTTCCTGCTGGCGTTCTACGTGTATCCGGCAACCGCCATCGGCTGGGTATTCGCCTCGTATGTGCTGCACGGCTTTTTCTACGGCATCACCATCCCGCTGCTGTGGGCGATGATTGCCGACGTGGCCGATTACTCGGAGTGGAAGAATCACCGCCGCGCTACCGCCATCATCTTTTCGGCGATGTTGTGCGGCCTGAAGATCGGCCTGAGCGTCGGTGGCGCACTGGTCGCCGGCATCCTCGCCGTCTATGGCTACGACGCCGCGCTGCCGCAGCAAAGCGACGCAGTCACCGACGGCATTCGGTTGGCCATCAGCGTGTATGCCTCCATCCCGTTTCTGCTCGGCACCGCATTGCTGGTGCTGTACGAGATCGATAAACCGCTGGAAACCCGCATCGAACGCGATCTGGGCGTGCGCCGTCAGGCTGCACCGCTCGCTTCGCCCTGATTCCCCCCTCCCACTTCATGCACAGGTACGCGCATGTCCGATGAACTGCACGCCGCCACACTGCAGGCCCTGGCGCGCACCGCCATTTCCGCGCCGCTGGTGACTCACATCTACACGGCCGACCCGTCCGCGCATGTGTTCGATGGAGCGTTGTACATCTATCCCTCGCACGACATCGATGCCGGCGTCGCCTTCAGCGACGATGGCTCGCATTTCGGCATGGAGGATTATCACGTCTTTCGTATGGCACACCCCAACGCACCGGTCGACGACCTGGGCGAGGTGCTGCACGTGCGCGACGTGCAATGGGCGCAGCGCCAGATGTGGGCACCGGATGCTGCGCAACGCAATGGCAAGACCTACCTGTATTTCCCGGCAAAGCGCGCCGACGGCATCTTCCAGATCGGCGTGGCGGTGGGCGAGCGCCCCGAAGGCCCGTTCGTGGCCGAAGCCGAGCCGATTGCGGGCACCTACTCGATCGACCCGGCTGCCTTCGCCGACGACGATGGCACGCACTACCTGTATTTCGGCGGCATCTGGGGCGGCCAGCTGCAGCATTACCGCGACAATGCCTACGCGCAGACGCATCAGGAACCGGTGGGCAATGCGCCCGCACTGGGTCCGCGTGTGGCGCGCCTGCACGAGAGCATGACCGCACTGGCCGAACCCACACGCGAGATCGTCATCCTCGACGAACACGGCAGCCCGCTACGCGCCGACGACGTCGACCGTCGCTTCTTCGAAGGCCCCTGGCTGCACCGCTACGCCGGTCGTTACTACCTGTCGTATTCCACCGGCGATACGCACCTGATCTGCTACGCCACCAGCGACTCGCCATATGGCCCATTCCGCTACCAGGGCGTGTTGATGCAGCCGGTGATCGGCTGGACCACCCACCATTCCATCTGCGCCTTCGACGGCCAGTGGTATCTGTTCTATCACGACGCGGTGGTGTCGGGCGGCCAGACCCATCTGCGCAACATCAAGATGGCACCGCTGGAGCATCTGGCCGACGGGACGATTGCGACGATCCATCCGTATGGGGAGGATGCCGTCTCGCCGTGGTGACATGACGGCGACGCACACGTCCGCTGCTGTTTTCCCCTGATGGGGTCTCCGGCCGCATGTGCATGGGAGCGGCTGACAGCGACTATGCTCGCCGCCAATCGAACGCGGCCGACGCTCGGCGTGGCATGGACACCTGTGCACCCCGGCGCTGAGTCGGCCATCCACGCCGATCGGATCAGCGCTCGCCATGTGTTCTCAGCGCGGCGTGTGTACTTGCTCAGAATCCTGATCTGCGGCTTGTCGCTGCCGTTCTTGCCAGGTTGTACGGTGAAGAAGTAATCCGGCCTCCACCAGGCGCCCACAGCCCACCAGGTCGCTTCAAGACTGCTCCCGATCCCGCGTCGGCACGCGTGGCCGTCACCTTGGCACGCCGGCTGTCGCGCCGATAGGTGGGATAGTGCGAACGCGCCTGCTCCGGCCCGTGACCACCGCAGCAATCGCATTCTCCAAGGCATCCGGGAAGAGTCGCGACGGTAGCGCCCGTCAACAGCCGAGACGCCATCGTACTTTTCGACAGATCGCGCATTGCACGCTGCATCCACACGCATCGTCGCAACGTATGCCCATGCACTGAGTCTCTTGAAAGAGGTTGCCATGCGCCAGGCGTCGATGCTGTTGTTACTCACACTTGCGGTCTACGGCAGTGCACGCGGCAGCGAAGCGCGCTCCGCACTGCCTCGCGCAGACAGCGTGGATGTGCCGCGTTTCATGGGCGACTGGTATGTCATCGCGCATATTCCGACCCGCCCGGAACGCAAGGCCTACGACGCGGTGGAACGTTATGCGTTGCGGCCCGATGGCCGTATCCAGACCACTTTTACCTTCCGCAAAGGCAGCTTCCAGGCGCCGCTCAAGTCCATGCACCCGATCGGCCAGGTCGCAGAGAATGGCAACGGCGCGCTGTGGAGCATGCAATTCATCTGGCCGTTCAAAGCCGAATATGTCATCGCCTGGCGAGATGCGGAGTACACGCAGACCATCGTGGCGCGCAGCAAGCGCGATTACGTCTGGTATATGGCACGGACCCCGCAGGTCTCCGATGCGGACTATCAGCAGGCCGTCGCCCGCATTGCAGCGATGGGCTACGACGTGTCACAGCTGCGACGCGTCCCGCAATCGACGCGCTGATGCAGCCCGACATGTTGGAGAGCCTGCACGTCGTGCGCCGCAACGAACCTGCCGGGCACCTCAGGCGTCGTTGCTGTCCACGGAAAACTCCCATCCATCGTTCAGACCGCCCAAGGGCTTGGCCTCCGTCGCCAGCTCTTCCTCGAACGCGCAGATCGCCTGGTACGTCGGCACCATGGTCGGATACACCGTCACATCCATCGGAAACGCCGTGTTGTCCGGGTAATGGCAGCAACGCACCTTCTGCTCGAAGCGCAGCAGCGTCACCGAGAACTCCAGTGCCGACTCCTTGCTTGGGAACACTACCGAAAACGCAATCTCGCGTGGCCTGGAAAGATCCACGCCCTGTTGCGCAATGTGCCAGAGGGTATCGCCGTTATCGTCTTTGGGATACAGGTCCGGATTTCGCTGCATGGTTGATTCGCTCTGTAACGCCTGTTGGCAGATGAAGAAGCTTAACGCCTTGGCCGTGGGCTATCTCTGTGTCTTCTGACGGGCCGTCCCCGTCAGGTCGTGCGATCAAGCATGCCCTGAGAGTTGAGCGGGAGGCAGTCTTTGTCTGGTAGTGCCTGCAGCTGGAACACGCACAGCATCGCTTTCTGAACAGGAGCGATCACCTTCGCTTTGCTGCAACGCGTACACGTCCCAGCCATGCCACCAGGGATCACCAATAACCATCCGAGGCGGCTCATACCTGGCGCCGGTGGTGCCCGAGTGCTCACCGACCCAGGCGATGAGGCGTCCGGGTGCGCTACTGTTTTGGAACCGGGGCATCCAGCTCGTTCTTCAATGCAGCCATGAAATCATCGAGCCGATAGCGCCCGCTCAGATGCTCTCGCACACTCGGGAACTGAGCAGCCACATAGCGCATCAGATACGCCACCTTATCGTCGGACTCGGCATGTAGCACGAGGTTGATCCGCTGAATTTCGGCGCTATTGGGGAAGTCGCGTGCAGCCTGCGCAACCGCAGCGGAGTATCCGGCGTCTGTCTCGGCCAGGCCTTTCAGATAGCTTAGCGCGTATGCCTCGATCTTCAGTGTCTTCCAGCCATACAGGTCGATCGGCCTGAGTTGCTCACTTCGCCCGGTCGCGCTGTAGAGGAACGCCAATAGATCCAGCGTCGAACGATTGCCAGGCATCCGCTTGTATCGCTGCTCCAGCTCCGCGCCGTAGCGATGGAAGATCTCGTCCGCCGTCGCGATCTTTCTTTTCTGCAGCTGACTGATCAACGTATAGCTCGCTACCGCATCTTCAGGCAGGCGGCCACCCTCTCCCCAGTAACCCGCCGACGCGATAAAGCGTTTGAATTGATCGTCATCGAAGTCCACTGCGTCGACACATAGCTCCGCAACTTGCCGAATCTTCCTGTCGTTCCTGGCCAGTGACCTGACAAGTGGGATGTCATGTGCAAGGTACTCAGGCTGCTCCTTCGCATTCCACCAGTCGATTTCCCAGTTCTTGTCGAGTTTGATCAGCGGGCAAACGTCGCCTGCTGCCCCTGCATGGATGGACGTGATCAAGCGCTCTCTTTCCACGTCCGGATCCGTCGTCGAGAAGATGTCATACATCGATTTCTCGATCGCCGTGTGTTTCTGCTTGAAATCGACATGTTTCCAGGCGGCGACCGCTCCGCGTGCGTCCTCAAGCACTAGGCGGCAGTGCGTGATGTAGGCCCACACGCGATCCGGCGCTTGCGACCTTGGCAGCAATTTGGCGGCCTTTTCGTACAGAGGCAACGCGACGTCACAGCGCCCTGCGCGGTGTTCGCGCATGCCGCGCTCAAACATGACGAATGGATTGCCGGGCAATTTCTCGTCGGCGAGCTTCATGTAGGCGTCGCTGGCAGCGACATCAGCCCGATAGAGGATATTGGACAGAACAAAGGCGTCGTACGCGCTTTTGCGCGTCTCCGGCACCAGCGCCTTCAACCTTGCATTGACCTCGCTCTTTTTTCCTTCATCGATAAGGCGCTCTGACTCGGCAGAGTTGGCCAGACGCTCGTATACAGACGACACCTGTCCGACTTCGGACATGAAGGACGAGCTCGCTGCCTGCGCCGCCGGCAGCCAAGTCGCCATGACCAAGACGACGACCGCCACGCACCATAGTTTCACGGAGTACCCTCCGTGAATGCTTGACGCGCTATACATGCTGCACCTCGACGACGACTGCGGTGCCATAGCAAAGGACTTCGGTCAGGCCGGCCATCAACTCGGTCGCATCGTAGCGAACCGCAATGATGGCGTTGGCGCCAAGTTGCCTGGCATGCTGCACCATGTCGCGATAGGTCTCCGAACGCGCCTGTTCGCAGAGTTCGGTGTAGATGGTGATGTTGCCGCCGAACAAGCTCTGCAGACTGCCGAAGAAGTTGCCCACGATCGAGCGAGATCTCACCGTGATGCCACGCACCAACCCCAGGTTGCGGATGATCCGATGGCCGGGAAGTTCCAGCGCCGTTGTCACCATCGAGTCGTTCAAGGACGTCATCGACGAATGGATTGGCGAAGAGTTGTATGGATTTGTCATTTGAGCGCCTGATTTACGATCGAAGGTGAGGGCTTGGGAAAGCCAGAAACGACGCTTGCAAGCCCATATCGGCCAATCGCCCAAGCGCAAGTGACCACGGTTACTGGCAACAGCCACCTAGACGTTGCAGCGAATGCCCAGGCGGCACCATTGACGTCTTCCGGCTCTCCGAGCCAGCGACTGTGCGACAACTGGGTAAATG
This genomic window contains:
- a CDS encoding ribonuclease E inhibitor RraB, translating into MQRNPDLYPKDDNGDTLWHIAQQGVDLSRPREIAFSVVFPSKESALEFSVTLLRFEQKVRCCHYPDNTAFPMDVTVYPTMVPTYQAICAFEEELATEAKPLGGLNDGWEFSVDSNDA
- a CDS encoding glycoside hydrolase family 43 protein; the encoded protein is MSDELHAATLQALARTAISAPLVTHIYTADPSAHVFDGALYIYPSHDIDAGVAFSDDGSHFGMEDYHVFRMAHPNAPVDDLGEVLHVRDVQWAQRQMWAPDAAQRNGKTYLYFPAKRADGIFQIGVAVGERPEGPFVAEAEPIAGTYSIDPAAFADDDGTHYLYFGGIWGGQLQHYRDNAYAQTHQEPVGNAPALGPRVARLHESMTALAEPTREIVILDEHGSPLRADDVDRRFFEGPWLHRYAGRYYLSYSTGDTHLICYATSDSPYGPFRYQGVLMQPVIGWTTHHSICAFDGQWYLFYHDAVVSGGQTHLRNIKMAPLEHLADGTIATIHPYGEDAVSPW
- a CDS encoding TonB-dependent receptor, yielding MKNSYAQTALSCALGSILLGMASTAAWAQSTDADSATQTPPATAGNNDAVTQLDTVTVSGYRRSIQFSTDAKRDSVGFADTVFAEDIGKFPDMNIAESLNRIPGVQLSRDVNGEGLNIAIRGLGTSFTKTTLNGASIATASIGLNAQNQNREVDLNLFPTEFFTQLTVSKTPTASMLEGGVSGVVDMRSARPFDRPGVHFTYQAQADWNSTSENTTPRGAFMGSWTNEEGTFGALFGVASVRSKLGVRGFESVGWTNPGLTYTQCGLTPPAGTPATNQPAACNVNGGGNWRIPDRVPATAGSGLTTGETIDAAWLLARNPGLSIDQISDALIPRLGRSVYMNGDRDRDASVMSLEWRPSDSMHFYLDTLYSEAKRTTERISMNLIGRNGNMIPLGMQLDQNNVVTSATFANAQYFLEARPYREEVKFWSVNPGAELLFGADQDIKLNVQANATRSWLDRESPSILVTSPFTTVDYRNQGGDRPSITSPLDLNDPNLGWGWSGGRVNIQNEKRVTETRGGRADLQFGEDKRNIKIGAAYDQAERTIRGFDNSIAWEQVVCRGGGGTICNGGPGSAIPNAALAGYLRPGPDGFITADFNRFLGDTNYYALRDSAPETNSANTGASAGGIREKNLGFYIETNAETEVWNRMLRFNAGVRYVTTDQTITGPVTINGIRRIQVLDSDYKETLPSFNAAWDVADNVVLRLSSSRTLTRPDPSAMLPNTNFSDPSAQTATQGNPNLAPYLSTNVDFGGEWYTGGEGYVGLTLFNKRISGFTVNGVRRIPFNDLGVPYESLLPIQQAGLDQRGGPNAATVDVQTQVNADGVLNIRGTEAIWVQPLDKLIDGMGFSVNYTHVNQSSEGEGVPAVAVGVAPNLWNGTVYWEKNAASVRLSYTWNDDMVISGANQNGIPYARLNADARGQLDLSASYALDWLPSKPQLTLNVTNITDEPLRTTYAWPNATYDLYEPGRTVMLGIRGTF
- a CDS encoding YbjQ family protein → MTNPYNSSPIHSSMTSLNDSMVTTALELPGHRIIRNLGLVRGITVRSRSIVGNFFGSLQSLFGGNITIYTELCEQARSETYRDMVQHARQLGANAIIAVRYDATELMAGLTEVLCYGTAVVVEVQHV
- a CDS encoding MFS transporter; its protein translation is MNDRSQQLSVREKIGYSLGDLAANLIFQTLVTFLAFFYTDVFRIPASAAATLIFVVGLLGAFVFTPIIGILADRTRTRWGKFRPWILWTALPFGALSLAAFNTPTLGEHGKITYAFATYTLLMLVYVANNLPYSALSGVLTGSMEQRNSLSAYRFLAVTFAQFIIQVLLLPLVLILGNGDKAQGFRNTMALFAAVGTLCFLITFFTTRERVLPIAEQRSSVRQDLTDLVRNKPWLVMLALTILVFINLAMKGGMYIYYFKYYLDAGALAHFLDAAGFNRFIAAINSMLTGAGMSALQWPQDAPTSAFSVFSAGGILAMIVGIGFSKRLADRYGKRNVFGGALLISTLFLLAFYVYPATAIGWVFASYVLHGFFYGITIPLLWAMIADVADYSEWKNHRRATAIIFSAMLCGLKIGLSVGGALVAGILAVYGYDAALPQQSDAVTDGIRLAISVYASIPFLLGTALLVLYEIDKPLETRIERDLGVRRQAAPLASP
- a CDS encoding lipocalin family protein — encoded protein: MRQASMLLLLTLAVYGSARGSEARSALPRADSVDVPRFMGDWYVIAHIPTRPERKAYDAVERYALRPDGRIQTTFTFRKGSFQAPLKSMHPIGQVAENGNGALWSMQFIWPFKAEYVIAWRDAEYTQTIVARSKRDYVWYMARTPQVSDADYQQAVARIAAMGYDVSQLRRVPQSTR